The following coding sequences lie in one Anatilimnocola floriformis genomic window:
- a CDS encoding amino acid permease — protein MSKNQLFATKSLKVLLDDMAGDHSLKRALGPVSLTALGVGAIIGAGIFVATGEAARNVAGPALMISYVVAGLTCVFAALCYAEFASMAPVAGSAYTYAYATLGELFAWIIGWDLVLEYAVGAATVANGWSGYFQSVLTKIGVHIPDVLSKSPIVYENGHYVMTGAFVNLPAVIIVAIMTVILVRGIQESASFNALMVFIKLAAVLFVIIVGAFYINPKNWTPFAPYGWTGVGFFGIPLAGTVGDDHKPLGMLAGSAIIFFAYIGFDSVSTHAEEAKNPKRDVPIGIILSLLICTVLYVAVVAVLTGMVPYQNLDPKAGVSSAFKGAGLPWAEFIIAAAGVAGITSVLLVMMLSAPRVFMAMARDGLVPKRFFADVHPTYKTPWKSTILIGLFVAFLSGLLPLDALLHLTNIGTLFAFVIVCAAVLIMRRTNPEAERPFRCPLVPVIPVLGILFCLLLMLSLPWENWLRLIIWLALGMVIYWFYGRHHSILGMELRGELAKRGASPAGAIKH, from the coding sequence ATGAGCAAGAATCAACTCTTCGCCACCAAATCGCTCAAAGTCCTGCTCGACGACATGGCCGGCGACCACAGCCTGAAGCGAGCGCTCGGCCCTGTCTCGCTCACCGCCCTCGGCGTGGGAGCCATCATCGGCGCGGGAATCTTTGTCGCGACCGGCGAAGCAGCTCGCAATGTGGCCGGTCCGGCGCTGATGATTTCGTATGTCGTCGCCGGCCTGACGTGTGTCTTTGCGGCGCTCTGCTATGCGGAGTTTGCTTCGATGGCGCCGGTGGCCGGTTCGGCCTATACCTATGCCTATGCGACGTTGGGCGAACTTTTTGCCTGGATCATCGGCTGGGATCTGGTGCTGGAATATGCCGTGGGGGCGGCGACGGTCGCGAACGGTTGGTCCGGATACTTTCAAAGCGTGCTGACGAAAATCGGCGTGCATATACCCGATGTTTTAAGCAAATCGCCCATCGTCTATGAGAATGGTCACTATGTGATGACCGGGGCCTTTGTCAATTTGCCCGCGGTCATCATCGTGGCGATCATGACGGTGATTCTGGTGCGCGGCATTCAAGAGAGCGCCAGCTTTAACGCCCTGATGGTGTTCATCAAGTTGGCCGCGGTGCTGTTCGTCATCATCGTCGGCGCTTTTTACATCAATCCTAAAAACTGGACACCTTTCGCTCCTTACGGCTGGACAGGTGTGGGCTTTTTCGGCATTCCGCTGGCCGGAACCGTGGGCGACGATCACAAGCCGCTGGGCATGCTCGCCGGATCGGCGATCATCTTCTTTGCGTACATCGGCTTCGACTCGGTTTCGACACACGCCGAAGAAGCGAAGAACCCCAAGCGCGACGTGCCGATCGGCATTATTCTGTCGCTGCTGATTTGCACGGTGCTGTACGTCGCCGTGGTCGCCGTGCTGACCGGCATGGTTCCTTATCAAAACCTGGATCCCAAAGCGGGTGTTTCGAGTGCGTTTAAAGGGGCGGGGCTGCCCTGGGCCGAATTCATTATCGCTGCGGCCGGCGTGGCGGGGATCACCTCGGTGCTGCTAGTGATGATGCTCAGCGCCCCACGCGTCTTCATGGCCATGGCCCGCGACGGCCTGGTGCCAAAGCGGTTCTTTGCCGACGTCCATCCGACTTACAAAACGCCGTGGAAGAGCACGATCTTGATTGGCCTCTTTGTGGCGTTTCTCTCGGGCCTGTTGCCGCTCGACGCGCTGCTGCACCTGACCAACATCGGCACGTTGTTCGCCTTTGTGATCGTGTGCGCCGCGGTGCTCATTATGCGACGGACCAACCCTGAAGCCGAACGGCCATTCCGTTGCCCGCTAGTGCCGGTGATTCCGGTGCTGGGCATTTTGTTTTGCCTGTTGTTGATGCTCTCGCTCCCTTGGGAAAACTGGCTACGGCTGATTATCTGGCTAGCGCTCGGTATGGTCATCTATTGGTTCTACGGCCGCCATCACAGCATCCTGGGCATGGAACTGCGGGGGGAACTAGCCAAGCGTGGCGCGAGCCCGGCAGGGGCGATAAAGCACTAA
- a CDS encoding DUF5684 domain-containing protein, whose protein sequence is MLSSLMLLAFQVPDDLNFDPNNAPGGGGGGIMGALCGGVGSLFCFAIIFAIALIPLIGMWKLFEKAGKPGWAAIVPIYNAYVLTEIAGMDIMWFFFTFVPCLNIVAAVMIWINVAKNFGKDTGYAIGIILLPIVFIPLLGFSDARYTPMKH, encoded by the coding sequence ATGTTGTCAAGTTTGATGCTGCTGGCTTTTCAAGTGCCGGACGACCTCAATTTCGATCCCAATAACGCGCCCGGCGGTGGCGGCGGCGGGATCATGGGTGCCCTGTGCGGCGGCGTCGGTTCGCTGTTTTGCTTCGCCATCATCTTCGCCATCGCGCTAATCCCGCTCATTGGCATGTGGAAGCTGTTTGAAAAAGCCGGCAAGCCTGGTTGGGCGGCAATCGTCCCGATCTATAACGCCTACGTGCTGACCGAAATCGCCGGCATGGACATCATGTGGTTCTTTTTCACGTTTGTTCCCTGCTTGAACATCGTGGCCGCGGTCATGATCTGGATCAACGTCGCCAAGAACTTCGGCAAGGACACCGGTTATGCGATTGGTATCATTCTGTTGCCGATCGTGTTCATCCCGCTGCTGGGCTTCAGCGATGCTCGCTACACGCCCATGAAGCACTAG
- a CDS encoding class I SAM-dependent methyltransferase, which translates to MFLRFVGCCLVLSSAVAFAQERPPAKPADVVQPPALTEYKGRKIAQTMHFLGAEWLIRENREQEERCSLLLTNLGVKRGMNICDMGCGNGFYTLQLAKMVGEKGHLYAVDIQPEMLKFLNDRADKQGVKNVSPILGTFTNPRLPAGKIDLILCVDVYHEFSHPKQMLSAMRESLSPDGLIALVEYRAEDPEVPIKPEHKMTKEQILKEYPANGLKLVKEFDKLPWQHLMFFGRDESWKPTKE; encoded by the coding sequence ATGTTCCTGCGATTCGTCGGTTGTTGCCTTGTTCTCTCGTCGGCCGTGGCCTTTGCCCAGGAACGCCCGCCAGCCAAGCCTGCCGACGTGGTTCAGCCGCCGGCCCTCACCGAATATAAGGGGCGCAAGATCGCACAGACGATGCACTTTCTCGGCGCCGAATGGCTGATCCGCGAGAACCGCGAACAAGAGGAGCGCTGCTCACTGCTCCTTACCAACCTGGGCGTGAAGCGGGGCATGAACATCTGCGACATGGGTTGCGGCAACGGCTTTTACACGCTGCAACTAGCTAAGATGGTCGGCGAGAAAGGGCACCTCTACGCTGTCGACATTCAGCCCGAGATGCTGAAGTTCCTCAACGACCGGGCCGACAAGCAGGGGGTGAAAAACGTCTCGCCGATCCTCGGCACGTTCACCAACCCGCGACTGCCGGCCGGCAAGATCGACCTCATTCTCTGCGTCGACGTCTACCACGAGTTCTCGCACCCCAAGCAAATGCTCAGCGCGATGCGCGAGTCGCTATCGCCTGACGGCCTGATCGCGCTGGTCGAATACCGGGCCGAAGACCCCGAAGTGCCGATTAAACCCGAGCACAAAATGACGAAGGAACAGATCCTGAAAGAATACCCCGCCAACGGCCTGAAGCTTGTGAAAGAGTTCGACAAGCTGCCGTGGCAACACCTGATGTTCTTCGGCCGTGATGAAAGCTGGAAGCCGACGAAGGAGTAA
- a CDS encoding DUF1549 domain-containing protein: protein MRPLLVCLAWLCCAVPTLAAEPTLKVFPATITLDGANDRAGIVALLKTDSKTVDVTGQVKINSSKADLVAIEGREVIARADGEAELTIEHSGQTAKIPLVVKNADAQTPPSFRHDVLPVLTRYGCNQGACHGKLAGQNGFKLSLRGYAPEWDHGWLTREFFGRRVSTAAPDQSLLIKKPNGREPHGGGRLFETGSRAEKTLLAWITAGTPNLIATEPAVTKIEILPGDRTLAAGDTQQLSVYATYDDGRVRDVTWLAQFFTNDASVVEVSSAGLVKCLRAGETVVRVHFQGEVVVAQLTIPFAEPVPAEQLAERRNVVDQHVFEKLAALRIPPSQAADDATFLRRVYLDTIGTLPTEAEAEKFLADSSPNKRQQLIEELLARPEWIDFWTLQLCDQLQNRKERDHDVRGTKGVRSFQAWMRKQLQANRSWDQIAADVLTAQGNVGEHPELGYFIVTLGEQRRVEESEVVSSVAQSFLGTRIGCAKCHNHPLERYTQDDYYRFAAFFARVQLKRKNPNEGLTQLVIGTEDEERDQKNLDERQKKVDEARKNLEGKEGKELEKAQQEADRRQKEFDEQKNRLAENKRNPKVRQPRTGQMMPPLPLDRSEVNTEDGEDPRSSLVRWMHQPSNNAFAGNMVNRQWKHFFSVGLVEPVDDLRASNPPSNRELWNALVQEFVAHKYDLKHLQRLFLNSRAYQLSSGTVAANEQDNRHYSHYYARRLPAEVLLDALSQVTNIPDQFQGYPVGLRAIQIPDPGVSSSFLSMFGRSDRVTACACERSGEVTLPQLLHLQCGDGLSQKLSQPESHLKQLLADKMDDEKLIRSIFVAALSRQPKPSELQAVQSALDGTKLDDGSREEAIKDLYWAVLNTKEFAFNH from the coding sequence TTGCGTCCACTCTTGGTATGCCTCGCCTGGCTGTGCTGCGCCGTTCCGACGTTGGCCGCGGAACCCACGCTGAAAGTTTTTCCCGCGACGATCACGCTCGATGGTGCGAATGACCGGGCCGGCATCGTGGCACTCCTGAAGACCGATAGTAAGACCGTCGATGTTACCGGTCAGGTGAAGATCAACTCGTCGAAGGCAGACCTCGTCGCTATCGAAGGTCGTGAAGTCATCGCCCGCGCCGACGGCGAAGCGGAACTGACGATCGAACACTCCGGCCAGACCGCCAAGATTCCGCTCGTCGTGAAAAACGCCGATGCGCAAACGCCGCCGTCGTTTCGTCACGACGTGCTGCCGGTCCTCACTCGCTACGGCTGTAATCAAGGCGCCTGCCACGGCAAGCTGGCCGGCCAGAACGGTTTCAAACTTTCGCTCCGCGGTTACGCTCCCGAGTGGGACCACGGTTGGCTGACGCGCGAGTTCTTTGGCCGACGTGTGAGCACGGCAGCACCGGACCAAAGCCTGCTCATCAAGAAGCCAAACGGCCGCGAGCCGCATGGCGGCGGTCGGTTGTTTGAAACCGGCAGCCGCGCCGAGAAGACACTGCTCGCATGGATCACCGCCGGCACGCCGAACTTGATTGCGACAGAACCTGCTGTCACGAAGATCGAAATCCTTCCCGGCGATCGCACGCTTGCAGCCGGTGACACCCAGCAACTGTCGGTATACGCCACCTACGACGACGGCCGTGTCCGCGATGTCACTTGGCTCGCGCAGTTCTTCACCAACGATGCCAGCGTCGTCGAAGTTTCATCGGCTGGTCTCGTGAAATGTCTGCGGGCTGGCGAAACCGTCGTTCGCGTTCATTTTCAAGGCGAAGTAGTTGTCGCCCAGCTCACGATTCCATTCGCCGAACCGGTTCCTGCCGAGCAACTAGCCGAACGCCGCAACGTCGTCGATCAGCATGTGTTTGAAAAGCTCGCTGCGCTGCGCATTCCTCCGTCGCAAGCCGCCGATGACGCGACCTTTCTCCGCCGTGTATACCTCGACACCATCGGCACGCTTCCAACCGAAGCCGAAGCAGAAAAGTTTCTCGCTGATTCGTCGCCGAACAAACGGCAACAGTTGATCGAAGAACTCCTCGCTCGGCCCGAGTGGATCGACTTTTGGACACTGCAACTCTGCGATCAACTGCAGAACCGCAAAGAACGCGACCACGATGTGCGCGGCACGAAAGGTGTGCGATCCTTCCAAGCCTGGATGCGCAAGCAATTGCAAGCCAACCGCAGCTGGGATCAGATCGCCGCCGATGTCCTCACTGCCCAAGGCAACGTCGGCGAACATCCCGAGCTGGGCTACTTCATCGTCACTTTGGGTGAACAGCGCCGGGTCGAAGAGTCCGAAGTGGTTTCTTCCGTTGCCCAGTCGTTTCTCGGCACTCGCATCGGTTGTGCGAAGTGCCACAACCATCCGCTCGAGCGCTACACGCAAGACGATTACTATCGCTTCGCCGCCTTCTTTGCTCGCGTGCAATTGAAACGCAAGAATCCGAACGAAGGTTTGACACAACTCGTCATCGGCACCGAAGACGAAGAGCGCGATCAGAAGAATCTCGACGAGCGGCAGAAGAAAGTCGACGAAGCCCGCAAGAATCTCGAAGGCAAAGAAGGCAAAGAGCTTGAGAAGGCTCAGCAGGAAGCGGATCGTCGGCAAAAGGAGTTCGACGAGCAGAAAAACCGCCTCGCCGAAAATAAGCGGAACCCGAAAGTTCGCCAGCCGCGCACCGGCCAGATGATGCCGCCTTTGCCGCTCGACCGGAGCGAAGTGAACACCGAAGATGGCGAGGACCCGCGGTCGTCGCTCGTCCGCTGGATGCATCAGCCGAGCAACAACGCGTTCGCCGGCAACATGGTCAACCGCCAGTGGAAGCACTTCTTCAGCGTCGGTCTCGTCGAGCCCGTCGATGATCTGCGTGCCAGCAATCCGCCGTCGAATCGCGAACTCTGGAACGCGCTCGTGCAGGAATTTGTCGCGCACAAGTACGATTTGAAGCACTTGCAGCGGCTGTTCCTCAACTCGCGGGCCTATCAGCTGAGCAGCGGCACCGTCGCAGCCAACGAGCAAGACAATCGCCACTACTCGCACTATTACGCTCGTCGTTTGCCCGCCGAAGTGCTGCTCGACGCGTTGAGCCAGGTCACGAACATCCCTGATCAATTTCAAGGTTATCCGGTCGGCCTGCGAGCGATTCAGATTCCCGATCCGGGCGTCAGTTCATCCTTCCTGTCGATGTTCGGCCGTAGCGATCGCGTCACCGCCTGTGCTTGCGAGCGGAGTGGCGAAGTCACGTTGCCACAGTTGCTCCATTTGCAATGTGGCGATGGTTTGTCACAAAAACTGAGTCAGCCGGAAAGTCACCTCAAGCAACTTCTTGCTGACAAGATGGACGATGAAAAGTTGATCCGTTCGATCTTTGTAGCGGCCCTCTCGCGTCAACCGAAGCCGAGCGAGCTCCAAGCCGTGCAGTCCGCACTCGATGGCACGAAACTCGACGACGGCTCGCGCGAAGAAGCGATCAAGGATTTGTATTGGGCGGTGCTGAATACCAAGGAATTTGCGTTCAATCATTAA